In a single window of the Pseudodesulfovibrio profundus genome:
- the feoB gene encoding ferrous iron transport protein B, giving the protein MGKYTIGIAGNPNCGKTTTFNALTGSRQHVANWPGVTVDKKIGIVNRDDTTLELVDLPGTYSLTAYTQEEIVARNFLVEDRPEAVIDVLNADALERNMYLAVQIMELGVPLTLSLNMMDEVRASGKEINSAKLSELTGCEVVETVARNNKGTQELLDASIMLAEERKGEWTPLNISYGPDLDPVLSEMEKAIEEAQFLTDKVPARWTGIKYLERDEDVIVKGRLANTPLSNKLEEMSKKIGEHTQTTLNAAPDAIIADYRYGYIAGIIKQVVSYPVLDEDRISRSDNMDKVLTHTFFGPLIMLGIIYAIYHVTFAIGEIPMGWVEAFFGWLNEAAYNALPDGLLRSLIVSGIIDGVGGVLGFVPLIICMFLMISALEDSGYIARMAYMLDKIFKIFGLHGTSVLPFIVSGGIAGGCAVPGVMATRTLRSQKEKLATIFVAPYMTCGAKVPVFLMLTAAFFPTNAASVMLMITLGAWAMALIVARMLRSTVIKGESTPFVMELPPYRLPTLRGVLIHTWERSWEYIKKAGTIIVGISILIWAMMTFPQMPEERVAAYEAKRAAVEAQIEILGENGSAEAISQLEDEIATIDNAEAEESIRGTVAGSIGTALEPISQLAGFNWKTNIALTGGFAAKEVIVSTLGTAYSMGEVDPEEVEPLSERLIADPEFTVASAVALILFTMLYAPCFVTVVAMARESSWKWAAYSVTGSTALAFFMAVLGYNVTKLFM; this is encoded by the coding sequence ATGGGCAAATATACAATCGGCATAGCCGGAAACCCGAACTGCGGAAAAACCACCACTTTCAATGCTCTTACCGGCTCACGGCAACATGTGGCTAACTGGCCTGGAGTCACCGTTGATAAAAAGATCGGTATAGTCAATCGCGATGATACGACATTGGAACTTGTGGACCTGCCCGGCACATACTCGCTGACTGCCTACACGCAGGAAGAAATCGTTGCTCGCAACTTTCTTGTGGAAGACCGGCCCGAGGCGGTTATCGATGTCTTGAATGCCGACGCTCTCGAACGCAACATGTATCTGGCCGTTCAGATCATGGAACTCGGTGTACCCCTTACCTTATCTCTCAATATGATGGATGAGGTTCGAGCAAGCGGTAAAGAAATCAATAGTGCAAAATTATCCGAATTAACGGGATGCGAAGTCGTCGAAACCGTCGCTCGTAACAACAAAGGCACACAAGAACTACTCGATGCCTCAATCATGCTTGCCGAAGAACGCAAGGGTGAGTGGACACCTCTGAACATATCCTACGGTCCGGACCTCGACCCGGTTCTTTCTGAAATGGAAAAAGCCATTGAGGAAGCCCAGTTTCTGACAGACAAGGTCCCGGCTCGCTGGACAGGAATCAAGTACCTGGAAAGAGATGAAGATGTCATAGTCAAAGGTCGACTTGCCAACACTCCTCTCTCCAACAAGCTCGAAGAGATGTCCAAGAAAATTGGCGAGCATACACAAACTACGCTCAACGCCGCTCCGGATGCCATCATTGCCGACTACCGCTACGGTTACATCGCCGGTATCATCAAGCAGGTAGTCTCCTACCCCGTACTTGATGAAGATCGCATCAGCCGTTCTGACAACATGGATAAGGTTCTGACCCACACGTTCTTCGGGCCTTTGATCATGTTGGGCATCATCTACGCCATTTACCATGTCACATTTGCTATCGGTGAAATCCCCATGGGATGGGTGGAAGCATTCTTCGGTTGGCTCAATGAAGCAGCCTACAATGCCCTGCCTGACGGCTTGCTCCGATCGCTGATCGTATCCGGCATAATCGACGGTGTAGGTGGCGTACTTGGTTTTGTTCCGCTCATCATCTGCATGTTTCTCATGATCTCCGCCCTCGAAGACTCCGGCTATATCGCTCGTATGGCATACATGCTGGACAAGATTTTCAAGATCTTTGGACTTCACGGTACATCCGTACTTCCCTTCATTGTTTCCGGCGGTATCGCTGGCGGTTGCGCAGTTCCCGGCGTCATGGCTACGAGGACACTCCGTAGCCAAAAAGAAAAGCTGGCCACTATTTTTGTCGCCCCTTACATGACCTGCGGCGCTAAAGTACCTGTCTTCCTGATGCTGACTGCCGCATTCTTCCCGACCAATGCAGCATCCGTGATGCTCATGATCACGCTGGGCGCCTGGGCCATGGCCCTTATCGTTGCCCGCATGCTGCGTTCAACAGTTATTAAAGGCGAGTCGACTCCCTTTGTCATGGAATTGCCTCCCTATCGCCTGCCAACATTGCGCGGCGTGCTGATTCACACCTGGGAACGCTCCTGGGAATACATCAAGAAAGCCGGAACCATCATTGTTGGTATCTCCATCCTCATCTGGGCCATGATGACGTTCCCCCAGATGCCTGAAGAGCGTGTGGCCGCGTATGAAGCGAAACGCGCTGCTGTAGAGGCTCAGATTGAAATTCTGGGAGAAAACGGTTCCGCAGAAGCCATCAGCCAACTTGAAGATGAGATCGCTACCATTGATAACGCTGAAGCTGAAGAAAGCATCCGTGGAACTGTCGCAGGTTCAATCGGCACAGCCTTGGAACCCATCTCACAGCTAGCCGGCTTCAACTGGAAAACAAACATTGCCCTGACAGGTGGATTTGCGGCCAAGGAAGTCATCGTATCCACTCTTGGCACTGCCTACTCAATGGGCGAGGTTGATCCTGAAGAAGTGGAACCTCTTTCCGAGCGCCTCATTGCCGACCCGGAATTCACAGTCGCATCTGCTGTCGCATTGATCTTGTTCACCATGCTTTATGCGCCCTGCTTTGTCACAGTCGTGGCAATGGCTCGCGAATCCAGTTGGAAGTGGGCAGCTTACTCCGTCACCGGCTCTACAGCCCTGGCATTCTTCATGGCAGTACTTGGTTACAACGTCACCAAACTGTTCATGTAA
- a CDS encoding 2-amino-3,7-dideoxy-D-threo-hept-6-ulosonate synthase encodes MHLGKAIRMERIMNRNNGRTIVVPLDHGTTVGPIYGLVDLRETVNQVAEGGANATLMHKGIPRCSHRAGGKDIGLIIHLSASTSLSPFPNAKTLVGTVTDALKLGADAVSIHVNLGDETEPHMLADLGALCSEANEWGMPVLAMMYARGPKITDEYAPEIVAHCARVGVELGADIVKVNYTGDPDSFSKVVDGCCVPVVIAGGPRLESERDLVQMVYDSIQAGGSGLSVGRNIFQHPNPKKIVSALNKVVHEDWDVEAAMEMLKS; translated from the coding sequence ATGCATTTGGGAAAAGCAATTCGGATGGAACGCATCATGAACAGGAACAACGGGCGAACCATTGTCGTTCCCCTGGACCACGGGACAACGGTTGGTCCCATTTACGGCTTGGTTGACCTGCGTGAAACGGTCAATCAGGTAGCGGAAGGAGGAGCCAACGCAACGCTCATGCATAAAGGGATTCCCCGCTGTTCACATAGAGCAGGCGGAAAAGATATCGGTCTCATTATTCATCTCTCGGCATCAACCTCCCTCTCGCCTTTTCCCAATGCCAAAACACTGGTCGGCACTGTTACCGATGCCCTGAAATTGGGAGCAGACGCAGTATCTATCCATGTAAATCTTGGTGACGAAACCGAACCACACATGTTGGCGGACCTCGGCGCACTGTGCTCCGAAGCCAATGAATGGGGAATGCCCGTCCTTGCAATGATGTATGCCCGCGGCCCCAAAATCACCGACGAATACGCCCCTGAAATCGTTGCCCACTGTGCTCGTGTCGGAGTTGAACTCGGTGCTGATATTGTCAAAGTGAACTACACCGGCGATCCGGATTCATTCTCCAAGGTGGTTGATGGATGCTGCGTCCCGGTTGTCATTGCAGGCGGTCCTCGGTTGGAGTCGGAAAGAGATCTGGTGCAAATGGTTTACGACTCCATTCAGGCCGGAGGTTCAGGACTTTCGGTTGGGCGCAACATATTCCAGCATCCAAACCCGAAAAAAATTGTCAGTGCACTTAATAAGGTTGTTCACGAAGACTGGGATGTCGAGGCAGCTATGGAAATGCTGAAGTCCTGA
- a CDS encoding Rid family detoxifying hydrolase, translating into MAIATIHTDKAPAAVGPYSQAVQSGNMIFVSGQLGLIPEKGALAPGFKEQTRQALQNMQAILEAGNSSLSQVLSVDVFVTDMSRFADLNAIYEEFFSDHAPARAAIEVKGLPLGGLVEFKCIALVD; encoded by the coding sequence ATGGCTATTGCAACTATTCACACTGACAAGGCTCCGGCAGCCGTCGGCCCGTATTCCCAGGCAGTCCAAAGCGGTAATATGATCTTTGTTTCTGGCCAGTTGGGACTTATCCCGGAAAAAGGAGCCTTGGCACCTGGATTCAAGGAGCAAACCCGACAAGCGCTGCAAAACATGCAGGCCATACTTGAGGCAGGAAACTCCTCTCTCAGTCAGGTCTTGTCGGTGGATGTCTTTGTGACGGACATGAGCCGTTTTGCGGACCTCAATGCAATCTATGAAGAATTCTTCTCTGACCACGCCCCAGCAAGGGCTGCCATAGAGGTGAAAGGACTTCCGTTAGGTGGATTGGTCGAATTTAAATGCATTGCTCTTGTTGATTAG
- a CDS encoding amino acid ABC transporter ATP-binding protein — translation MIDIQNVYKTFFVPHEIQALHDVSYHVDSGEVVVVIGPSGSGKSTFLRCINRLEHANSGHIMIDGVDVLDPKTDINKIRMEVGMVFQSFNLFPHLTVLENVTVGQTSVRGRGKKEAKENAMNLLNKVGIHAKADNFPAQLSGGQQQRVAIARALAMDPKVMLFDEPTSALDPEMVGEVLEVMKTLAKEGMTMVVVTHEMGFAREVADQVVFMDEGKIVEVGTPEHFFMNPQHDRTKLFLSQIL, via the coding sequence ATGATTGACATTCAAAACGTATATAAAACCTTCTTCGTACCGCATGAGATTCAGGCGCTTCATGATGTTTCCTACCATGTGGATTCCGGTGAAGTCGTCGTTGTCATCGGTCCTTCGGGGTCAGGTAAATCAACGTTCCTGCGTTGCATTAACCGTTTGGAACACGCCAATTCCGGTCATATCATGATTGATGGCGTGGATGTCCTTGACCCGAAAACCGATATCAACAAGATTCGCATGGAAGTCGGCATGGTCTTTCAGTCCTTCAACCTCTTTCCACATTTGACTGTTCTGGAGAATGTGACAGTCGGACAGACTTCTGTCCGCGGAAGAGGCAAGAAAGAAGCGAAAGAAAACGCCATGAACCTGCTGAACAAAGTGGGCATCCATGCCAAAGCAGACAACTTCCCTGCCCAACTGTCCGGTGGTCAGCAACAGAGAGTCGCCATTGCACGAGCGTTGGCTATGGACCCGAAGGTCATGCTCTTTGACGAACCGACTTCTGCACTTGATCCTGAAATGGTTGGTGAAGTTCTTGAGGTCATGAAAACACTGGCCAAAGAAGGCATGACCATGGTCGTTGTCACCCATGAAATGGGCTTTGCCCGAGAGGTTGCCGACCAGGTCGTCTTCATGGATGAAGGCAAGATTGTCGAAGTCGGGACGCCTGAACACTTCTTCATGAACCCGCAACACGACAGGACTAAGCTCTTCCTGAGTCAAATCCTATAA
- a CDS encoding transporter substrate-binding domain-containing protein, whose product MKRIITILAMVSVLLCAAMSANAADIELARKSTLESVIQSGTLRVGLEAGYMPFEMTDQKGNIVGFDVDMVKEMAKAMGVKLEIINTAWDGIIPGLLSNKYDLIASGMTVNQERNLKVNFADPYIIVGQTALISKKYADEIKSWRDLNDPKYTITSKLGTTGEQAAKRLFPKATYKSFEMEDQAMLEAMNGKATATVYDLPMTSIFYAQHGEKAGMKFLNKPFTYEPLGWAINKGDPDFLNWLNNFLRQMKNDGRYDRIYNKWFGSDKWYQEIQ is encoded by the coding sequence ATGAAACGTATTATCACCATTTTGGCCATGGTGTCTGTGCTTCTTTGCGCAGCCATGTCCGCGAACGCGGCCGACATCGAACTCGCACGTAAATCCACACTGGAAAGCGTCATTCAAAGCGGCACCCTGCGCGTCGGTCTTGAAGCCGGCTACATGCCTTTTGAAATGACAGACCAGAAAGGTAACATTGTCGGTTTTGACGTCGACATGGTCAAAGAAATGGCAAAAGCCATGGGCGTCAAGCTCGAAATTATCAACACTGCCTGGGACGGCATTATCCCCGGCCTGCTCTCCAACAAGTACGACCTCATCGCCTCCGGCATGACCGTCAACCAGGAGCGCAACCTGAAGGTCAACTTCGCTGATCCGTACATCATCGTCGGTCAGACTGCACTCATCTCCAAAAAATATGCTGATGAGATCAAATCCTGGCGCGACCTGAACGATCCCAAGTACACCATTACATCCAAGCTCGGCACCACCGGCGAACAGGCTGCCAAACGCCTCTTCCCCAAAGCCACCTACAAGTCTTTTGAAATGGAAGATCAGGCAATGCTGGAAGCCATGAACGGAAAGGCTACCGCTACCGTTTACGACCTGCCCATGACCTCTATTTTCTATGCTCAGCACGGCGAAAAAGCCGGCATGAAGTTCCTGAACAAGCCCTTCACCTACGAGCCTCTTGGCTGGGCCATCAACAAGGGTGACCCGGACTTCCTGAACTGGTTGAACAACTTCCTGCGTCAGATGAAGAACGACGGCCGCTACGATCGAATCTACAACAAGTGGTTCGGTTCCGATAAGTGGTACCAGGAAATCCAGTAA
- a CDS encoding FeoA family protein — protein sequence MGNTICLRKAKVNQHLKIVTVSASGELGRRIRDMGLIPGTECRVIGRAPLKDPVALRLRDFTLTLRNSEADHITVAPLED from the coding sequence ATGGGAAATACAATTTGCTTACGAAAAGCGAAAGTTAATCAGCATTTGAAAATAGTCACAGTCTCAGCCAGTGGCGAGCTTGGACGTCGAATCAGAGATATGGGCCTGATACCCGGGACAGAATGCCGTGTCATTGGACGAGCGCCACTCAAGGATCCCGTTGCCCTGCGACTCAGAGATTTCACACTCACCCTTCGCAACAGTGAAGCCGACCACATAACCGTAGCCCCTTTGGAGGACTAG
- a CDS encoding amino acid ABC transporter permease (The N-terminal region of this protein, as described by TIGR01726, is a three transmembrane segment that identifies a subfamily of ABC transporter permease subunits, which specificities that include histidine, arginine, glutamine, glutamate, L-cystine (sic), the opines (in Agrobacterium) octopine and nopaline, etc.) — MTDTEKTVTPKEFDKNLFWKIVYVVLLIGTCAGFYWATTQTDYIWRWNRLPRYFYYMETVEVRAEIEGEVTSITQKGDDSVIIIGGAGDSEYYTVPGSNLLVSEGDFIYMGDTVGSYDEWRMGLLLEGLLITIEVSLVSIFFGILLGLFTGLARISTNPCLKWSAITYIELIRGTPLLVQIMIWYFVLGTIINNLLLQMGLFQIPELWFGIASLAIFAGAYVAEIVRAGIQSIHKGQMEAARSLGMTKAKAMVKIILPQAFKRILPPLAGQFISLIKDSSLLGMIAIRELTKATREAVTTSLMPYELWFLCGVMYLVLTFSLSMFVQYLEKRTAEA; from the coding sequence ATGACCGATACGGAAAAAACTGTCACTCCAAAAGAGTTTGACAAAAACCTGTTTTGGAAAATCGTTTACGTAGTCCTGCTCATCGGTACCTGTGCCGGTTTTTACTGGGCTACAACCCAAACCGATTACATATGGCGATGGAATCGACTCCCCAGATATTTCTATTATATGGAAACGGTAGAAGTCCGGGCAGAGATAGAAGGTGAGGTCACCTCCATCACCCAGAAAGGTGACGATTCTGTCATCATTATTGGTGGCGCCGGAGATTCCGAATACTACACAGTACCAGGCTCCAACCTGCTGGTCTCCGAAGGGGACTTCATCTACATGGGAGACACAGTCGGCTCCTACGATGAATGGAGAATGGGCTTATTACTGGAAGGACTTCTCATAACCATCGAAGTCAGTCTGGTCTCGATCTTTTTTGGTATTCTGCTAGGACTCTTCACAGGGCTGGCCAGGATATCAACCAACCCATGCCTCAAATGGTCAGCCATAACATATATTGAGCTCATTCGAGGTACCCCGCTGCTTGTTCAGATTATGATCTGGTACTTTGTACTGGGAACGATCATAAACAACCTCCTACTGCAGATGGGACTATTCCAGATTCCTGAACTGTGGTTCGGCATCGCTTCTTTGGCAATCTTCGCTGGAGCGTATGTTGCGGAAATTGTCCGTGCAGGCATTCAGTCCATTCACAAGGGACAGATGGAAGCAGCACGTTCGCTGGGAATGACCAAAGCCAAGGCAATGGTAAAGATCATTTTGCCGCAGGCTTTCAAGCGCATTCTTCCACCTTTGGCAGGACAGTTCATCAGCCTGATCAAAGACTCTTCCCTGCTTGGCATGATCGCCATCAGAGAATTGACGAAAGCGACACGCGAAGCCGTTACCACAAGCCTTATGCCATATGAGCTGTGGTTCCTCTGTGGCGTCATGTACCTTGTTCTTACATTCTCGCTGTCCATGTTTGTTCAGTACCTGGAAAAACGGACGGCGGAGGCCTAG
- a CDS encoding IS3 family transposase (programmed frameshift), whose protein sequence is MSKTRKRFSAEFKARVALDALSGEHTLSELASKYGVHPNQVSQWKKQAKEGIVASFSGKAVGRQDNGAQIKELHAKIGQLTVEKDFLQQAFQNLSCERRREVVDKTHPELSIRRQCRILKLYRSTYYYEPIGESPANLALMRRIDELFMELPFFGSRQMRNTLRDEGQRVGRERVRRLMRKMGLMAIYQKPKTSHPHPQHKTYPYLLRHKAITKPNQVWCADITYIPMTRGFLYLVAVMDWHSRAVLSWRLSNTMDADFCVSALEEALNRYGVPEIFNTDQGSQFTSYEFTRTLREAGIRISMDGRGRWMDNVMIERLWRSLKYECAYLREMGTGSELRQALAWWFDFYNNRRPHFAFDGKKPMEIYQNRSRPEGVPPLAWNERAA, encoded by the exons ATGTCCAAGACGAGAAAACGTTTCAGCGCGGAATTCAAAGCCCGAGTCGCCCTGGATGCCCTGTCCGGGGAACACACCCTGTCGGAACTCGCCAGCAAGTACGGCGTACACCCCAATCAGGTTTCCCAGTGGAAGAAGCAGGCCAAGGAAGGGATCGTGGCGTCCTTTTCAGGCAAGGCCGTCGGCCGTCAGGATAACGGGGCCCAGATCAAGGAGCTTCACGCCAAGATTGGCCAGCTCACGGTGGAGAAGGATTTTTTGCAACAAGCCTTC CAAAATTTGAGCTGTGAGCGAAGGCGAGAGGTGGTCGACAAGACTCACCCCGAGCTCAGTATCCGGCGGCAATGCCGAATTCTCAAGCTGTACCGATCGACGTACTACTACGAACCGATCGGCGAATCTCCGGCCAACCTGGCCCTTATGCGCCGAATCGATGAGTTGTTTATGGAGCTGCCGTTTTTCGGTTCCAGACAGATGCGTAATACCCTACGAGACGAAGGGCAAAGGGTCGGTCGTGAACGGGTACGACGTCTGATGCGTAAAATGGGCCTGATGGCGATTTACCAAAAGCCAAAGACAAGCCATCCGCATCCGCAACATAAGACGTATCCGTATTTGCTGCGGCACAAGGCGATTACGAAGCCCAATCAGGTTTGGTGTGCCGACATCACGTATATCCCCATGACACGCGGCTTCTTATACCTTGTGGCGGTCATGGACTGGCACAGTCGGGCCGTCCTGTCGTGGAGGCTCTCAAACACGATGGATGCTGATTTCTGCGTGTCTGCCTTGGAAGAAGCCCTGAATCGTTATGGGGTGCCGGAAATCTTCAACACCGACCAGGGATCACAGTTCACCAGCTACGAGTTCACACGGACGCTCAGAGAGGCTGGAATTCGTATCTCCATGGACGGTCGAGGCCGATGGATGGATAATGTGATGATCGAGCGTCTGTGGCGTTCGTTGAAATATGAATGTGCTTACCTGCGTGAGATGGGAACCGGAAGCGAACTGCGGCAAGCCTTGGCTTGGTGGTTCGATTTCTACAACAATCGACGTCCGCATTTTGCTTTTGACGGCAAGAAGCCGATGGAGATATATCAGAACCGTTCCAGGCCAGAGGGGGTACCCCCTCTGGCCTGGAACGAAAGAGCGGCGTAG
- a CDS encoding FeoB-associated Cys-rich membrane protein, which translates to MMENIIVGVIVLAAVVYVGNRFYKQFFSKSPSCGCAGCGKSSSCGSIKDSPDNNSNCNSN; encoded by the coding sequence ATGATGGAAAACATTATCGTCGGAGTCATTGTGCTGGCAGCCGTCGTTTATGTAGGAAACAGATTTTACAAGCAGTTTTTCAGCAAATCGCCTAGCTGCGGATGCGCAGGGTGCGGCAAGTCAAGTTCATGCGGTAGCATCAAAGATTCGCCTGATAACAATTCGAATTGCAATTCAAACTAA
- a CDS encoding hybrid sensor histidine kinase/response regulator, which translates to MHEKILVVEDNPVSRMDIRAALGRAGYEVAQMVSTGKEAVEIAGSLRPDLVIMDIQLEGEMDGPEAAAEITRRFDIPIVFLTVYADAEMLRWTRVSGPCGYLLKPVDHIELQSAIEIALYKHKLEVELRDAKQVAEAATRAKTSFLATVSHELRTPMNGVLGMAELLLLSELEAPYRENVQLIKESALSLLSVLNQLIDYSRLESSYMKLSEVDFRLEDIVTGILSQYRRTAESKGVDLKYGISDDIPEWVLGDSSKIRQVLGNLLSNAVKFTGKGHVSVDISLAKRMLADDRILPEKYFVKIVIEDTGIGIPVEKMDQMFESFTQATDHLLHTTGSLGLGLAVVSRLVAVLKATINCTSVEGEGSVFTVVVPLKESSFVQETPMAAIKADKRPLHGIRVLVAEDDLVSQRYIMRLLEKMGCTVALADDGGAAVTMLQEDSYDIVLMDIEMPVMNGIEATRTVRNPMSRCRNSNVPIIALTAHAMWGDEQRCMHAGMDGYITKPVDIDTVASIIRVTLNL; encoded by the coding sequence TTGCACGAAAAGATTCTGGTTGTTGAAGATAATCCTGTTTCTCGTATGGATATTCGGGCGGCACTGGGAAGGGCTGGGTATGAAGTTGCCCAAATGGTGTCGACTGGAAAAGAGGCCGTCGAAATCGCAGGATCGCTGCGCCCGGATCTGGTCATTATGGATATTCAGTTGGAAGGTGAAATGGATGGACCGGAGGCGGCCGCAGAGATTACCAGGCGCTTCGATATCCCGATTGTTTTCCTCACGGTGTATGCGGATGCGGAGATGTTGCGTTGGACCCGGGTCTCTGGTCCGTGCGGGTATCTGCTCAAACCCGTGGATCACATAGAGCTTCAGTCAGCCATTGAAATAGCTCTTTACAAGCATAAGCTTGAGGTAGAGCTTCGTGACGCAAAGCAGGTGGCAGAAGCGGCTACCAGAGCAAAAACTTCTTTTCTGGCTACGGTGAGTCATGAGTTGAGAACGCCAATGAATGGCGTCCTGGGAATGGCTGAGTTGTTGCTGCTTTCCGAGCTTGAGGCACCCTATCGCGAAAATGTTCAATTGATAAAAGAGTCGGCTCTTTCCCTGCTCTCCGTGCTGAATCAGTTGATCGATTACTCCAGACTTGAATCATCCTACATGAAGCTCAGCGAGGTGGATTTTCGGCTGGAAGATATTGTCACAGGTATTTTGTCGCAATATCGAAGGACGGCTGAAAGCAAAGGCGTTGACCTCAAATACGGTATTTCAGACGACATTCCCGAGTGGGTACTGGGTGACTCTTCCAAAATTCGACAGGTTTTGGGCAATCTGCTCAGCAATGCAGTCAAATTCACGGGCAAAGGGCATGTCTCTGTCGATATTTCATTAGCGAAACGGATGCTTGCCGACGATCGTATTTTACCCGAGAAGTATTTCGTCAAAATAGTTATTGAGGACACAGGGATTGGTATTCCCGTCGAGAAAATGGACCAAATGTTTGAAAGCTTCACGCAGGCAACCGATCACCTTTTGCATACGACCGGCAGTCTGGGGCTGGGGTTGGCTGTGGTCAGTCGACTGGTCGCCGTACTGAAGGCGACGATAAACTGTACCAGTGTTGAAGGTGAGGGCAGCGTGTTCACGGTCGTCGTTCCATTGAAAGAGAGCAGCTTTGTTCAGGAAACCCCGATGGCTGCTATCAAGGCGGACAAGCGGCCACTGCACGGTATCAGGGTGCTGGTTGCAGAGGATGACCTTGTTAGCCAGCGATATATCATGCGCTTGCTAGAGAAAATGGGCTGTACGGTGGCGCTTGCCGATGATGGTGGAGCGGCTGTAACCATGCTTCAGGAAGATTCATATGATATTGTTCTGATGGACATAGAGATGCCTGTCATGAATGGCATTGAGGCGACAAGAACTGTGCGTAATCCCATGTCTCGATGCAGGAACTCCAACGTTCCGATTATCGCTCTGACTGCACATGCAATGTGGGGGGATGAACAGCGTTGTATGCATGCCGGAATGGATGGATATATTACCAAGCCGGTCGATATAGATACTGTGGCATCCATCATCCGCGTTACCCTTAATCTGTAA
- a CDS encoding PilZ domain-containing protein, with the protein MKVQTRILLVAEEGLARSAYTEVLRNLDVDFDCISSPDEMNTRLTSARYNGVLVDVPTMIRCECVDKNRITHIMERFPVLRLMYNPEFGGIRGLAHGGTIKDNRDLADFIINDCIPFPARSVRVSERKDIVFNVLLMNERDEEHLDAERTVTINVSEHGCFIYTINTWELLRPAWMIVNEFEDKTPVELKVRWRGQWGSNMSMPGIGTSFESMTAHQYAQLHSFI; encoded by the coding sequence ATGAAAGTGCAGACACGAATCTTGTTGGTGGCCGAAGAAGGGCTAGCGCGTTCCGCATATACTGAGGTGCTCAGAAATCTTGACGTGGATTTTGATTGTATTTCGTCACCGGATGAAATGAATACGCGTCTGACTTCTGCTCGGTATAATGGTGTGCTGGTCGACGTGCCAACGATGATTCGCTGTGAGTGTGTCGACAAGAATCGGATTACGCACATAATGGAGCGTTTTCCGGTATTGCGACTAATGTACAATCCTGAATTCGGGGGGATACGAGGACTGGCTCACGGTGGAACCATTAAAGACAATCGTGACCTTGCTGATTTTATCATCAACGACTGTATTCCTTTTCCCGCCAGGTCTGTTCGAGTTTCCGAACGCAAGGATATCGTATTCAACGTATTGCTTATGAATGAGCGTGATGAGGAACATCTTGATGCAGAGCGGACTGTCACCATCAATGTTTCCGAACATGGCTGTTTTATTTATACGATAAATACATGGGAACTTTTACGGCCAGCCTGGATGATCGTTAACGAATTCGAAGACAAGACGCCTGTTGAACTGAAGGTTCGATGGCGAGGACAATGGGGAAGCAATATGAGCATGCCTGGTATCGGTACCAGTTTTGAATCGATGACAGCACACCAGTATGCACAGCTTCACTCCTTCATCTGA